The Neobacillus sp. PS3-34 genome has a window encoding:
- a CDS encoding agmatinase family protein: MLKYPIEPPAFFWQRSKQVEDPKVKDWINQFNHRDEEVLKEKWDVVLVGVPLSRSSISVSGASEFPEYFRRSWKGFSTYNLDYERDLMDLSVLDLGDVKMHVTDIQKCHSNIKEVMVGIKKEFPYSFPVSIGGDHSITAMTISGLKEVSPEKEIGILQLDTHLDLRDLSENGPSNGTPIRNLIEQGIVDGKNVYNIGLHGFFNGESLLTFAKEKGVNYITLKAARKKGITETILEALHELEGKVDIIYLTVDMDVLDVVFAPGVPASTPGGMRTDELFDAVYLAGKSAKVMAMDIVCLDPTRDPSAQPTVKAGVYTFLSFLTGYMERKHS; encoded by the coding sequence ATGCTGAAATACCCAATTGAACCGCCAGCATTTTTTTGGCAGAGGAGCAAGCAAGTTGAAGATCCGAAGGTTAAGGACTGGATTAATCAATTTAATCACCGGGATGAAGAAGTATTGAAAGAAAAATGGGATGTTGTTCTGGTTGGTGTACCTCTTTCCAGATCATCCATTAGTGTTTCCGGCGCATCGGAATTTCCAGAATATTTCAGAAGATCATGGAAGGGATTCTCCACCTATAATCTTGATTATGAAAGAGATTTAATGGATCTTTCGGTACTGGATTTAGGCGATGTGAAAATGCATGTGACTGATATTCAAAAGTGCCATTCCAATATAAAGGAAGTAATGGTGGGAATTAAAAAGGAATTCCCGTATTCATTTCCAGTTTCAATCGGAGGAGATCATTCGATTACAGCCATGACGATTTCTGGATTGAAAGAGGTCAGTCCTGAAAAGGAAATTGGTATTTTACAGTTAGATACCCATCTTGATTTAAGGGATTTGTCCGAAAATGGTCCGTCTAATGGAACTCCTATAAGGAATCTGATAGAGCAGGGGATTGTAGACGGAAAAAATGTATACAATATTGGCCTTCATGGTTTTTTTAACGGCGAATCGTTACTTACATTCGCCAAAGAAAAAGGCGTAAATTATATTACCCTAAAAGCAGCGAGGAAAAAAGGCATTACAGAGACAATTCTCGAAGCGTTACATGAACTGGAAGGAAAAGTGGATATTATTTATTTAACGGTCGATATGGATGTTTTGGATGTTGTATTTGCGCCGGGTGTCCCAGCTTCAACACCGGGCGGTATGAGAACGGATGAATTATTTGATGCCGTGTATTTGGCTGGAAAATCAGCTAAAGTAATGGCCATGGATATTGTTTGTCTTGATCCTACCCGGGATCCATCAGCCCAGCCAACCGTTAAGGCCGGTGTTTATACCTTTTTATCCTTTTTAACCGGATATATGGAACGGAAGCATTCTTGA
- the pflB gene encoding formate C-acetyltransferase — translation MEEWKGFTKGTWEKEVNVRDFILSNYTPYEGDDSFLESATVATDKLWEQVMELTSKERENGGVFDMDTETVSTITSHGPGYLDEDLEKIVGVQTDKPFNRSLQPFGGIRMAKLACEAYGYTLSPEIEKIFTDFRKTHNQGVFDAYTDEMVLARKAAIITGLPDAYGRGRIIGDYRRVALYGVDFLINEKRNDLKGTSNVMSEDNMRLREEISEQIRALKELKELALSYGYDISEPAANTFEAFQWLYFGYLAAIKEQNGAAMSLGRVSTFLDIFIERDINAGTITEKEAQEIVDHFIMKLRLVKFARTPDYNELFSGDPTWVTESIGGMSTDGSSLVTKSSFRFLHTLDNLGPAPEPNLTVLWSAKLPENFKKYCAKMSIKTSSIQYENDDIMRPEYGDDYGIACCVSAMEIGKQMQFFGARANLAKALLYSINGGIDEKLKIQVGPQYQPITSDILNYEEVMQKFDQMMEWLAGLYINTLNIIHYMHDKYSYERIEMALHDTHILRTMATGIAGLSVVADSLSAIKYGKVKVIRDENGIAVDFEISGEYPKYGNNDDRVDSIAVEIVKIFMKKLRKHPTYRNSLHTMSILTITSNVVYGKKTGNTPDGRRAGEPFAPGANPMHGRDTKGTLASLSSVAKLPYSYAMDGISNTFSIVPKALGKDEETQVRNLVSILDGYAIKSGHHLNVNVFNRETLLDAMEHPELYPQLTIRVSGYAVNFIKLTKEQQLDVINRTFHETM, via the coding sequence ATGGAAGAATGGAAAGGATTTACAAAAGGAACATGGGAGAAGGAAGTAAATGTACGGGATTTTATTTTAAGCAACTACACTCCATATGAAGGTGATGACTCTTTCTTGGAGAGTGCTACGGTAGCTACCGATAAATTATGGGAACAGGTCATGGAGCTGACCAGCAAAGAACGCGAAAATGGCGGCGTTTTCGATATGGATACAGAAACTGTTTCTACCATAACATCCCATGGTCCTGGTTATCTGGATGAAGATCTTGAAAAAATAGTAGGTGTCCAAACCGACAAGCCGTTTAATCGTTCTTTACAGCCCTTCGGAGGCATCCGAATGGCAAAATTGGCTTGTGAAGCATACGGGTATACGTTAAGTCCTGAAATAGAGAAAATTTTCACCGATTTCCGCAAGACTCATAATCAGGGCGTATTTGATGCTTATACAGACGAAATGGTGCTTGCTCGCAAGGCTGCAATCATAACAGGCCTTCCTGATGCGTACGGCCGTGGCCGCATTATTGGGGATTATCGCCGAGTGGCTCTTTACGGAGTTGATTTCTTAATTAATGAAAAACGAAACGACCTTAAAGGGACCAGCAATGTAATGAGCGAGGACAACATGCGCCTTCGCGAGGAAATATCCGAACAGATTCGTGCACTTAAGGAATTAAAAGAACTTGCCTTGAGTTACGGCTACGATATTTCAGAGCCCGCAGCTAATACGTTTGAGGCTTTTCAATGGCTTTATTTCGGTTATCTTGCCGCAATCAAGGAACAGAATGGGGCGGCAATGAGCCTTGGAAGAGTATCAACCTTCCTGGATATTTTCATTGAACGTGATATTAATGCAGGAACAATAACAGAAAAAGAAGCACAAGAAATTGTCGACCATTTTATCATGAAACTTCGGCTCGTGAAGTTTGCCCGTACACCTGATTATAATGAATTATTTAGCGGGGACCCAACTTGGGTGACTGAATCAATCGGTGGCATGAGTACGGATGGCAGCTCTCTCGTTACAAAGAGCTCTTTCCGGTTCCTTCATACTCTTGATAATCTTGGACCAGCACCAGAGCCTAACTTAACAGTCCTTTGGTCAGCCAAGCTTCCAGAAAACTTCAAGAAATATTGTGCGAAAATGTCGATCAAAACCAGTTCCATCCAATATGAAAACGATGATATTATGCGTCCTGAATATGGTGATGATTATGGAATCGCATGCTGTGTTTCCGCGATGGAAATTGGAAAGCAAATGCAATTCTTCGGTGCGAGAGCTAACCTTGCAAAAGCCCTTCTCTATTCTATTAATGGCGGGATTGATGAAAAACTAAAAATCCAGGTTGGCCCCCAATACCAGCCGATAACTTCTGACATTCTGAACTATGAAGAAGTGATGCAAAAGTTCGACCAAATGATGGAATGGCTGGCAGGTCTCTACATCAATACCTTAAATATCATCCATTACATGCATGATAAATACAGCTATGAAAGAATTGAAATGGCTCTGCATGACACGCATATTCTTAGGACGATGGCGACAGGAATTGCCGGGCTTAGCGTTGTAGCAGATTCTCTTAGTGCCATCAAATATGGAAAAGTTAAGGTCATCCGTGATGAAAACGGAATTGCGGTTGATTTTGAAATCAGTGGAGAATACCCTAAATACGGAAATAACGATGACCGTGTGGATAGCATTGCAGTTGAAATTGTAAAGATTTTTATGAAAAAGCTGCGAAAGCACCCAACTTATCGTAATTCCCTCCATACAATGTCGATTTTAACGATTACTTCCAATGTAGTTTACGGCAAGAAAACTGGCAATACACCAGATGGGCGCAGAGCTGGCGAACCTTTCGCTCCTGGTGCCAATCCTATGCATGGGCGTGATACAAAAGGTACGCTTGCATCCCTGTCTTCTGTCGCAAAGCTTCCTTACAGCTATGCAATGGACGGAATATCAAACACCTTCTCCATCGTTCCAAAAGCTCTTGGCAAGGATGAAGAAACCCAGGTACGAAATCTTGTATCCATTCTGGATGGTTATGCCATTAAATCCGGACACCATTTAAACGTCAATGTTTTTAACCGAGAAACCCTTCTTGATGCAATGGAGCATCCTGAACTTTATCCTCAGTTAACGATTCGTGTGTCAGGTTATGCAGTCAATTTTATAAAATTAACAAAAGAACAACAGCTGGATGTAATTAACCGTACTTTCCACGAAACAATGTAG
- a CDS encoding DUF421 domain-containing protein produces the protein MDEILNAILRTIVSFVFLMMLTIFFGKQINSQNNYFNYALSITIGSYIANMGFDTNLKFLPLVLSFTTLTLIYFFMRILSFQFLWVRKWFSGLPAVFIENGEILEQNMKKSKYTLDNLNQQLRELGIFNIEEVEKAILEVSGKLSVLKKEPYLTILKKDLSINNISILKFPIEIIIEGNILTDNFKFPYNQSWLDIELRNRKLNAAEIFYAVLSTNGHLFIDRYEKIND, from the coding sequence ATGGATGAAATATTAAATGCTATTTTAAGGACAATTGTATCATTTGTCTTTTTAATGATGTTAACCATTTTCTTCGGTAAACAAATCAACTCTCAAAACAATTATTTTAATTATGCACTCTCGATTACCATTGGTTCGTACATAGCGAATATGGGATTTGATACAAACTTAAAATTTCTGCCTTTGGTCCTATCCTTTACAACATTAACGCTAATTTATTTTTTCATGCGTATTTTATCCTTTCAATTTCTATGGGTCCGAAAATGGTTCTCGGGATTGCCTGCTGTTTTTATTGAAAACGGGGAAATTCTCGAACAGAATATGAAAAAGTCAAAATACACTCTTGATAATTTAAATCAACAACTGAGGGAACTAGGAATCTTTAATATCGAAGAGGTTGAAAAAGCAATTTTAGAGGTGAGTGGAAAACTATCTGTTCTAAAAAAAGAACCATATTTAACTATTCTCAAGAAAGACTTATCAATAAATAACATCTCTATTTTAAAATTTCCAATAGAAATAATTATTGAAGGAAATATTTTAACAGACAACTTTAAGTTTCCTTATAATCAGTCCTGGCTTGATATTGAACTCAGGAATAGAAAATTAAATGCTGCAGAAATCTTTTATGCAGTCCTCTCTACAAACGGACATTTATTTATCGACCGCTATGAAAAGATTAACGACTAG
- the hutU gene encoding urocanate hydratase: MKADSKRKIKNYHGTELHTKGWIQEAALRMLMNNLDEEVAEKPEELVVYGGIGKAARNWDCFDAIVKTLKELESDETLLVQSGKPVAVFKTHQDAPRVLIANSNLVPAWANWETFHELDRKGLMMYGQMTAGSWIYIGSQGIVQGTYETFAELARQHYSGTLLHTITLTAGLGGMGGAQPLAVTMNYGVCIAIEPDETRIQKRLDTKYLDVKVNSLDEAILLAKKAKAEGKALSIGLPGNAAELLPQMLKMGFIPDILTDQTSAHDPLNGYIPVGYSLEEAAVLRTNNPNEYIQKAKESMAIHVKAMLEMQDSGAITFDYGNNIRQVAKDQGVENAFEFPGFVPAYIRPLFCEGKGPFRWVALSGDPEDIYKTDEVILREFKDNEYLCKWIKMAQEKIQFQGLPSRICWLGYGERARFGKIINDMVASGELEAPIVIGRDHLDSGSVASPNRETEGMKDGSDAVADWPILNALVNAVGGASWISVHHGGGVGMGYSLHAGMVIVADGTKEAEKRLERVLTTDPGMGIVRHVDAGYDLAKKTAKEKGVNIPMME; this comes from the coding sequence ATGAAAGCGGATTCAAAAAGAAAAATTAAAAATTATCATGGAACTGAGCTTCATACAAAGGGCTGGATTCAGGAAGCGGCATTAAGAATGTTAATGAATAATCTAGATGAGGAAGTGGCGGAAAAACCAGAGGAACTGGTAGTTTACGGAGGCATTGGCAAAGCGGCAAGAAACTGGGATTGCTTTGATGCCATTGTCAAAACGCTAAAGGAATTAGAATCGGATGAAACACTTCTCGTCCAATCAGGGAAACCTGTGGCTGTTTTTAAAACACATCAGGATGCACCAAGAGTCCTTATAGCCAATTCGAATCTGGTTCCGGCGTGGGCAAATTGGGAAACCTTCCATGAGCTTGATCGAAAAGGACTTATGATGTATGGGCAGATGACAGCAGGAAGCTGGATTTATATAGGGAGCCAGGGAATTGTCCAGGGTACATATGAAACGTTTGCCGAACTGGCAAGACAGCATTACTCAGGCACATTACTCCATACGATCACATTGACTGCAGGGCTTGGTGGAATGGGGGGCGCACAGCCTCTGGCTGTTACAATGAACTATGGAGTGTGCATTGCTATTGAGCCTGATGAAACCAGGATTCAAAAGCGCTTAGATACAAAATACCTGGATGTAAAAGTAAATTCTTTAGATGAAGCCATTCTTCTTGCAAAAAAAGCAAAAGCAGAAGGAAAGGCTCTTTCGATTGGATTGCCAGGAAACGCTGCGGAGTTGTTGCCGCAAATGCTAAAAATGGGTTTCATTCCTGACATACTAACAGATCAAACTTCAGCTCACGACCCGCTTAATGGCTATATACCTGTGGGATATTCTCTTGAAGAGGCAGCTGTACTGAGAACCAATAACCCCAATGAATATATACAAAAAGCAAAGGAAAGTATGGCAATCCATGTTAAGGCGATGCTGGAAATGCAGGATAGCGGAGCAATTACATTTGATTACGGAAATAACATCCGCCAGGTCGCAAAGGATCAGGGCGTAGAGAATGCGTTTGAATTTCCAGGCTTTGTACCAGCCTATATACGCCCTCTTTTTTGCGAAGGGAAAGGACCTTTCAGATGGGTGGCTTTGTCTGGAGATCCGGAAGATATCTACAAAACAGATGAGGTCATTTTGCGTGAATTCAAAGATAATGAATATTTATGCAAGTGGATTAAGATGGCACAGGAAAAAATTCAGTTCCAGGGTCTTCCATCAAGGATTTGCTGGCTTGGTTACGGTGAACGTGCAAGGTTTGGAAAAATCATCAATGATATGGTAGCAAGCGGTGAACTAGAGGCCCCGATTGTCATAGGAAGAGATCACCTTGATTCCGGTTCTGTTGCCTCACCTAATAGAGAAACAGAGGGAATGAAGGACGGCAGTGATGCGGTTGCCGATTGGCCAATCCTGAATGCATTAGTGAATGCTGTTGGCGGAGCAAGCTGGATTTCTGTCCATCATGGCGGGGGCGTAGGAATGGGATATTCCCTTCATGCAGGCATGGTGATTGTCGCTGATGGCACAAAAGAAGCTGAAAAGAGACTTGAGCGTGTTTTGACTACGGACCCTGGAATGGGAATTGTCCGGCATGTGGATGCAGGTTATGACCTTGCGAAAAAAACGGCGAAAGAAAAAGGTGTCAATATTCCGATGATGGAATAA
- a CDS encoding cupredoxin domain-containing protein: MNFLVLKKQTALLILAAGLTAASFFVWYLLKAGDTVVFNQQKDGSVREIHMVTGEYKTTGKNGKVIESYRWDPGTIFMEKGEKVTLKILGINGAKHPFYIEGTNIKGIVTKGEEAIVPLDFEKEGTYRLICHMHQDKEHSGPMIAYIIVD; encoded by the coding sequence ATGAACTTTTTAGTATTAAAAAAACAAACCGCTCTACTTATATTGGCTGCAGGATTAACAGCTGCTTCGTTTTTCGTCTGGTATCTTTTAAAAGCGGGTGACACGGTTGTGTTTAACCAGCAGAAGGATGGCAGTGTAAGAGAAATCCATATGGTTACAGGAGAATATAAAACAACTGGGAAAAATGGCAAGGTAATAGAATCCTATCGGTGGGATCCTGGAACTATTTTTATGGAAAAAGGAGAAAAAGTCACTCTGAAAATCTTAGGAATTAACGGAGCCAAACATCCCTTTTATATTGAAGGAACGAATATAAAAGGAATAGTAACAAAGGGTGAAGAAGCAATTGTGCCACTTGATTTTGAAAAAGAGGGCACATACCGGCTGATTTGCCATATGCATCAGGATAAGGAACATAGCGGCCCAATGATTGCTTATATTATCGTTGATTAA